The following proteins are encoded in a genomic region of Zea mays cultivar B73 chromosome 9, Zm-B73-REFERENCE-NAM-5.0, whole genome shotgun sequence:
- the LOC100281837 gene encoding Zinc finger protein CONSTANS-LIKE 5: MELHKYWGVGGRRCGSCEGAPAAVHCRTCVGGSFLCTTCDARPAHARLGHERVWMCEVCELAPAAVTCKADAAVLCAACDSDIHDANPLARRHARVPVAPIGSEAAAAAVEAMLFGTGEAAASEADEQHAAAEHAHAHAHALNLNVEAKDMKLDYLFSELDPYLSVEIPRFQHADSVVPNGAGAAVELDFTCGIGVKHSSYSSYTATSLAHSGSSSEVGVVPEAFGGSGSGGGSFELDFTRPKPQAYMPYTGTPQSHSVPSADVEVVPERGDLAAVRPVPLMGESREARLMRYREKRKNRRFEKTIRYASRKAYAETRPRIKGRFAKRADHDGDADADDAEAEAEAAVPMSYVLDFGYGVVPSF; this comes from the exons ATGGAGCTGCACAAGTACTGGGGCGTGGGGGGCCGGCGGTGCGGCAGCTGCGAGGGGGCCCCGGCGGCGGTGCACTGCCGCACGTGCGTTGGTGGATCCTTCCTCTGCACGACGTGCGACGCCCGGCCCGCGCACGCGCGCCTGGGCCACGAGCGCGTGTGGATGTGCGAGGTCTGCGAGCTGGCCCCCGCCGCCGTCACGTGCAAGGCCGACGCCGCCGTGCTCTGCGCCGCCTGCGACTCCGACATCCACGACGCCAACCCGCTGGCCCGGCGCCACGCGCGGGTCCCCGTCGCCCCCATCGGCTCCGAGGCCGCCGCCGCGGCCGTGGAGGCCATGCTGTTCGGGACCGGCGAGGCGGCCGCTTCCGAGGCCGACGAGCAGCACGCGGCGGCCGAGCACGCGCACGCGCACGCGCACGCGCTGAACCTCAACGTGGAGGCCAAGGACATGAAGCTGGACTACCTCTTCTCTGAACTGGATCCCTACCTCAGCGTCGAGATCCCGCGCTTCCAGCACGCTGACAGCGTCGTCCCCAACGGCGCCGGCGCTGCCGTCGAGCTGGACTTCACGTGCGGCATCGGCGTTAAGCACTCCTCCTACAGCTCCTACACGGCCACCTCCCTCGCTCATAGC GGCTCCTCGTCGGAGGTTGGCGTGGTGCCAGAGGCCttcggcggcagcggcagcggcggcgggagCTTTGAGCTCGACTTCACAAGGCCCAAGCCTCAGGCCTACATGCCATACACCGGGACTCCCCAGAGCCACAGC GTGCCATCCGCGGACGTGGAGGTGGTGCCGGAGCGGGGAGACTTGGCTGCGGTGAGGCCGGTGCCGCTGATGGGGGAGAGCAGGGAGGCGCGCCTGATGCGGTACCGTGAGAAAAGGAAGAACAGGCGCTTCGAGAAGACCATCCGGTACGCGTCCCGGAAGGCCTACGCCGAGACGCGGCCGCGAATCAAGGGCCGGTTTGCCAAGCGTGCTGACCACGACGGGGACGCCGACGCCGACgacgctgaggccgaggccgaggccgccgTGCCGATGTCATATGTGCTCGACTTCGGCTACGGCGTCGTACCGAGCTTTTGA